In a genomic window of Roseiflexus castenholzii DSM 13941:
- a CDS encoding glycosyltransferase family 2 protein, with protein MGITTTHKPHTETVHQWDGASAPYLSVVVPVYNEEETIPHLYRRLTTELEHLGLPYEIIAVDDGSSDRSFALLRDLARADRRLRVVRFRRNFGQTAAFSAGFDRAQGEVVVTIDADLQNDPADIGALLAKIEEGYDVVSGWRAHRQDPFLNRRLPSIIANRLISWATGVRLHDYGCSLKAYRLEVVRGIRLYGELHRFIPAIASWQGVTVTELPVRHAPRRFGRSKYGISRTLRVLLDLVTVRFLLSYGTRPMHIFGLLGLLAGGLGMLIGAYLTWIKLAYGAAISDRPLLLLAVLLIVLGVQFMSLGLIGELVVRTYYEAQAKPIYVVREEVDGETWRGSQQ; from the coding sequence ATGGGCATAACGACAACTCACAAACCACATACAGAAACGGTGCACCAGTGGGACGGCGCATCCGCGCCCTATCTCTCAGTCGTTGTGCCGGTGTACAACGAAGAAGAAACCATCCCGCACCTCTACCGACGACTGACGACCGAACTGGAACACCTTGGCCTGCCGTATGAGATCATCGCCGTCGATGATGGCAGCAGCGACCGGAGTTTTGCGCTGTTGCGCGACCTGGCACGCGCCGACCGGCGACTGCGAGTGGTGCGCTTCCGCCGCAATTTCGGACAGACCGCCGCGTTCTCCGCAGGGTTTGACCGGGCACAAGGCGAGGTGGTGGTGACGATCGACGCTGATTTGCAGAACGATCCGGCGGATATCGGCGCACTGCTGGCGAAGATCGAGGAAGGGTACGATGTGGTGAGTGGCTGGCGCGCGCATCGCCAGGACCCGTTTCTCAACCGACGATTGCCGTCGATCATTGCCAACCGTCTGATCTCATGGGCGACCGGCGTCCGGCTCCACGATTATGGGTGCTCGTTGAAAGCCTATCGCCTGGAAGTCGTGCGCGGCATTCGTCTGTATGGCGAACTGCACCGCTTCATTCCGGCTATCGCCAGCTGGCAGGGAGTGACGGTGACCGAGCTGCCGGTGCGTCACGCGCCGCGGCGGTTCGGCAGGTCGAAGTACGGCATCAGCCGCACCCTGCGCGTCCTGCTCGACCTGGTGACGGTGCGGTTTTTGCTCAGTTACGGCACCCGACCGATGCACATCTTCGGGTTGCTCGGTCTGTTGGCGGGGGGGTTGGGTATGCTGATCGGCGCATATCTGACCTGGATCAAACTGGCGTATGGCGCCGCCATCTCCGACCGACCACTCCTGCTGCTCGCCGTGCTGCTGATTGTTCTGGGGGTACAGTTCATGAGCCTGGGGCTGATCGGCGAACTGGTGGTGCGCACCTATTATGAGGCGCAAGCCAAACCGATCTACGTCGTGCGCGAAGAAGTCGACGGTGAGACGTGGCGAGGCAGTCAACAGTGA
- a CDS encoding glycosyltransferase 87 family protein gives MRPGGTQAGFVLARWQPWTVIVAGAVLIAVIHHAYATAYTSPDLQVWWMAARLWLEGIDPYGPIGDHMLGTGSGFAYPFPAVLLCLPLTPLPLAWASTVWALMSLAVVGALPFALRDHPVPWMPTVMLAYFPLWASLEEGQWGTMLLMWTALSLYWLRTERWLPSGVVASLALLKPNVGIALLAGIVAYALCVHAPRRWWNGLGIGLLIFWAGTQALAPGWPIAWLEQLRAYDAEDQNRIDAVSMTGALAGMMVMICTFIAWRRRNVRLVLAGIVTVVLLLLPTRSFYNHVVLLLPIALLPPRVAAPVALLSWGVLALPTLSTDIVFTRAFALYLPLSIGLAATIWQTHEQEAGPLCAS, from the coding sequence GTGAGACCTGGCGGAACGCAAGCCGGTTTTGTTCTGGCGCGATGGCAACCATGGACCGTTATCGTTGCGGGCGCCGTTCTCATTGCCGTGATCCACCATGCGTATGCCACGGCGTACACCAGCCCTGATCTTCAGGTCTGGTGGATGGCAGCGCGTCTGTGGCTGGAAGGCATCGACCCCTACGGACCAATCGGTGATCACATGTTGGGAACCGGATCGGGCTTTGCGTATCCCTTTCCAGCCGTGCTCCTATGCCTCCCGCTTACACCGTTGCCGCTGGCGTGGGCATCGACCGTGTGGGCGCTGATGAGCCTGGCGGTAGTTGGTGCGCTGCCGTTCGCGCTCCGCGACCATCCTGTTCCCTGGATGCCCACCGTCATGCTGGCATATTTTCCGCTATGGGCGTCACTGGAGGAGGGTCAGTGGGGCACAATGCTGCTTATGTGGACGGCGCTCAGTCTCTATTGGCTGCGCACAGAGCGCTGGCTCCCATCTGGCGTGGTTGCATCACTGGCTTTACTCAAACCGAATGTGGGGATTGCACTTCTGGCAGGTATCGTTGCATATGCGCTGTGCGTCCACGCGCCCCGTCGCTGGTGGAACGGGCTAGGAATTGGCTTACTGATCTTTTGGGCAGGCACACAAGCGCTGGCGCCGGGCTGGCCAATAGCCTGGCTGGAGCAATTGCGCGCCTATGACGCCGAAGATCAGAATCGGATCGATGCAGTGTCGATGACAGGAGCGCTGGCCGGAATGATGGTGATGATCTGCACGTTCATTGCATGGCGTCGTCGCAATGTCAGGCTCGTGCTCGCCGGAATTGTCACGGTCGTGCTGTTGCTGTTGCCGACACGCAGTTTTTACAACCATGTTGTGCTCCTGCTGCCGATTGCGCTGCTGCCGCCAAGAGTGGCTGCGCCGGTTGCGCTGCTGAGTTGGGGTGTGCTGGCGTTACCGACTCTCAGTACAGACATCGTGTTTACTCGCGCATTCGCGCTCTACCTGCCGCTATCAATCGGGCTGGCAGCGACAATATGGCAGACGCACGAGCAGGAGGCTGGCCCGTTGTGCGCATCCTGA